One Anaerobacillus alkaliphilus DNA window includes the following coding sequences:
- a CDS encoding M42 family metallopeptidase, which translates to MNQETLQLFKTLTELQGAPGFEHQVRKFVRSELEKYSDEIIQDRLGSIFGVKRGDENGPKVMVAGHMDEVGFMVTSISDKGLIRFQTLGGWWSQVLLAQRMQVMTDNGPVIGVVGSIPPHLLDEAKRSKPMEIKNMFIDIGADDKADAEKIGIKPGQQIVPICPFTPMANEKKILAKAWDNRYGCGLAIELLKELKDVNTPNILFSGATVQEEVGLRGAQTAANMIEPDIFYALDASPANDATGDKDSFGHLGKGALLRIYDRTMVTHRGIREFILDTAETNNIPYQYFISQGGTDAGKVHISGNGVPSAVIGICSRYIHTSASIIHVDDYAAAKELLVKLVRTTDKTTVETIRNNG; encoded by the coding sequence ATGAATCAAGAAACATTACAACTGTTTAAAACGTTAACCGAACTTCAAGGGGCTCCAGGGTTTGAACATCAGGTTCGTAAATTTGTTCGTAGCGAATTAGAAAAGTATAGTGATGAAATTATTCAAGATCGTCTAGGAAGTATCTTCGGAGTCAAGCGTGGTGACGAAAACGGACCTAAGGTAATGGTTGCAGGTCATATGGATGAAGTTGGATTCATGGTAACATCAATTTCAGATAAAGGTCTCATTCGTTTCCAAACTCTAGGAGGTTGGTGGAGCCAAGTATTACTTGCACAGCGTATGCAAGTTATGACTGACAATGGTCCGGTCATCGGGGTAGTTGGTTCAATTCCGCCGCATTTATTAGACGAAGCTAAACGTAGTAAACCAATGGAAATTAAAAATATGTTTATTGACATTGGTGCTGACGACAAAGCGGATGCAGAGAAAATCGGAATTAAACCAGGCCAGCAAATTGTCCCAATTTGTCCATTCACACCAATGGCGAATGAAAAGAAAATATTGGCAAAAGCATGGGATAACCGTTACGGTTGTGGGCTTGCAATTGAGTTACTAAAAGAATTAAAAGATGTAAACACCCCAAATATCTTATTCTCTGGTGCTACGGTCCAAGAAGAAGTAGGTTTAAGAGGAGCTCAAACAGCTGCTAACATGATCGAGCCTGATATTTTTTATGCACTAGATGCTAGTCCAGCCAATGATGCAACTGGAGACAAAGACTCTTTTGGACATCTAGGAAAAGGTGCTTTACTTCGTATCTATGATCGAACAATGGTTACTCATCGAGGAATCCGTGAATTTATTCTAGATACAGCAGAGACAAATAACATTCCTTACCAGTATTTTATCTCCCAAGGTGGTACAGATGCAGGGAAGGTTCACATTTCTGGAAATGGAGTTCCGTCAGCAGTGATTGGTATTTGTTCTCGTTACATTCATACTTCAGCCTCAATTATCCATGTTGATGATTACGCGGCAGCTAAAGAACTGTTAGTGAAACTTGTAAGAACAACTGATAAAACTACTGTTGAAACTATTAGAAACAATGGTTAA
- a CDS encoding DUF1444 domain-containing protein, whose product MKPLEIKRELEKRLQQPQRRISYDRDEQKLRIDDINVNKGVTLSISKLAAKWSEKKETAIDEAVHYVESALQAMATPFTLKGNEKAIFPVLRSTSFTTLSGDGKELLFEEHTAETRVYYAIDRGTTFTLLTREIVESEQLDPAKIKEMAMFNLRSLKTEAKKDVVAGNTYYFINTNDGYDASKILNEQLLKQYAKTAEGELALAVPHQDVLIIADIVNETGYDVLGQMVFSFFTNGRTPITALPFIYENDKFEPVFILAQRKPKQ is encoded by the coding sequence ATGAAGCCATTAGAGATAAAACGAGAATTAGAAAAACGATTGCAGCAACCACAACGTCGAATTTCCTATGATAGAGATGAACAAAAATTAAGAATAGATGATATCAATGTGAACAAAGGTGTTACCCTTTCTATCTCAAAATTAGCGGCAAAATGGTCGGAGAAAAAAGAAACTGCCATTGATGAGGCGGTTCACTATGTTGAATCTGCATTACAAGCAATGGCTACACCATTTACATTAAAGGGCAATGAGAAGGCCATTTTTCCGGTTCTTCGGTCAACTTCTTTTACGACACTTTCGGGAGATGGAAAAGAGTTATTATTTGAGGAACATACTGCCGAAACTAGAGTCTATTATGCAATAGATCGTGGAACAACCTTTACTTTATTGACTAGAGAAATAGTTGAAAGTGAGCAGCTTGATCCAGCCAAAATTAAGGAAATGGCGATGTTTAATCTTCGTTCACTTAAAACAGAAGCCAAGAAAGATGTTGTTGCAGGGAATACTTACTACTTTATAAATACCAATGACGGTTATGATGCAAGTAAGATTTTAAATGAACAACTATTAAAACAATATGCCAAAACAGCAGAAGGTGAACTCGCCCTTGCAGTTCCGCACCAAGACGTATTAATTATTGCAGATATTGTTAATGAAACTGGTTATGACGTGCTTGGACAAATGGTTTTCTCATTTTTCACGAATGGCAGAACTCCAATTACGGCTCTACCTTTTATTTATGAAAATGACAAGTTTGAACCAGTGTTTATCCTTGCTCAAAGAAAACCTAAACAATGA
- the phnC gene encoding phosphonate ABC transporter ATP-binding protein has translation MLQVNELYVKYPKAKEHALSNINISFQKGEFICILGKSGAGKSTFIRCLNGLQRPTTGAVIWNDKDLSRLKEGQLRKVRVEMGMIFQHFNLIPRLSVFQNVLTGMFGKRSPWKNLFGIFSQEEKKLAISMIEHVDLVGHKDKRVEALSGGQKQRVAIARALLQNPKVFLGDEPVASLDPGTANRIFSLLQSLHNEYDLLTVINVHDVVLAKQYATRIIALKEGKVIFDDLPEKFTDEVYDLVYK, from the coding sequence ATGTTACAAGTAAACGAACTATATGTAAAATACCCAAAAGCCAAGGAACATGCCCTTTCAAACATCAACATTTCTTTTCAAAAAGGAGAATTCATCTGTATTCTTGGAAAGAGTGGCGCTGGAAAATCAACATTTATTCGTTGTTTAAATGGATTACAGCGTCCAACTACAGGGGCAGTCATTTGGAATGACAAAGACCTTTCTCGCCTAAAAGAGGGACAACTTAGAAAAGTTCGTGTAGAAATGGGAATGATTTTTCAGCATTTCAACCTTATCCCCCGTCTTAGTGTCTTTCAAAATGTATTAACCGGGATGTTTGGAAAGCGTTCACCTTGGAAGAATTTGTTCGGAATTTTTTCACAAGAGGAAAAAAAGTTGGCAATCAGCATGATAGAACATGTTGACTTAGTCGGACATAAAGACAAACGCGTAGAAGCGCTAAGTGGTGGGCAGAAACAACGAGTAGCGATCGCTCGTGCGTTACTTCAAAATCCCAAAGTATTTTTAGGAGATGAGCCTGTTGCTAGTCTTGATCCTGGTACAGCTAACCGTATTTTCTCATTGCTACAGTCTCTTCATAATGAGTATGACTTACTTACGGTTATCAATGTACATGATGTCGTATTGGCTAAACAATATGCCACTAGAATTATTGCCTTAAAAGAAGGAAAAGTAATTTTTGATGATCTTCCTGAAAAATTTACTGATGAAGTTTATGACTTAGTATATAAATAA
- a CDS encoding DNA translocase FtsK: protein MYKRLKIAYKKIHSFLFGQEEEHIHTREERKKYYGRIRSEAETEAKMIHQYPKEGKFRFPMIADEPSVTKAKPTTNQVFQRNQEQVSNKQKKVTPLEKSKEQKRVKSEDNAEVSPVQEKVRKKFQGVNFKATNIPSPIYAFGKPPGSNRSVLTDDDVPNETLNIPIELDEKIVELNRDDFSKLLIPMPAMQINGVEFTTLTDETLEAGAVNELYRKDNFIVSDLDHARDNLVEQIDQEDNGLQETINELNHELELHVYEEEDIWDENSNEDEGYNDSLEGIERVVNSDNCLLTHEEYVTEEPSPTAIEDFEELMVQSINETHEEIAAAFTEVSEETTAQDREELEQLPLKLNINNNETTKDDKDVPRKTVVPFNVLMFHKDRLAQKRTEAIPEKTYQFPTLQLLNIPPRQPENSHKWLDEKKDTLEVTLANFNVQAKVVGVTRGPSVTRFEIQPEPGVKVSKVTGLQDDIKLSLAAKDIRMEAPIPGKNAIGIEVPNDVSDPVVIREILRSSEFQKSPSPLTVALGLDIEGKPIVTDIQKMPHGLIAGATGSGKSVCINSILVSIMFKATPEEVKLMLVDPKMVELAPYNDIPHLVTPVITDAKQATIALKWAVEEMERRYELFVQNGVRDIKRYNEVMKIDGDPTPAMPYIVIVIDELADLMMVSPHDVEEAICRIAQKARACGIHLLLATQRPSVDVITGLIKANIPTRIAFSVSSQADSRTIIDSGGAERLLGKGDMLLFENGSSKPVRVQGNYVSDEEIDRVVALVKAQRKPNFLFDKESLIKSYETVVDQEDDLFEEACYYVLEQGGASSSSLQRRYRIGFNRAARLIDMMEARGIISEAMGSKPRNVLISEEELSDRM, encoded by the coding sequence ATGTACAAACGATTAAAAATAGCCTATAAAAAAATTCATTCTTTTTTATTCGGGCAAGAAGAGGAACATATACATACTCGTGAAGAACGAAAGAAATATTATGGGAGAATTAGGTCTGAGGCAGAAACAGAAGCAAAAATGATTCATCAGTATCCTAAGGAAGGTAAATTTCGCTTTCCGATGATTGCGGATGAACCTTCTGTTACTAAAGCAAAGCCAACAACTAACCAGGTTTTTCAGAGAAATCAAGAGCAAGTTTCTAATAAACAGAAAAAAGTAACACCATTGGAAAAATCAAAAGAGCAAAAACGAGTAAAATCTGAAGATAATGCTGAAGTTAGTCCAGTTCAGGAAAAGGTACGGAAGAAGTTTCAGGGAGTTAACTTCAAGGCGACAAATATTCCCTCACCAATATATGCGTTTGGTAAACCGCCAGGGTCGAATAGGTCAGTATTGACAGATGATGATGTTCCCAATGAAACCTTGAATATCCCAATTGAACTTGACGAAAAGATAGTAGAACTCAATCGAGATGATTTTTCTAAATTACTGATACCTATGCCTGCTATGCAGATCAATGGAGTAGAGTTTACAACTTTGACTGATGAAACTTTAGAAGCTGGCGCTGTAAATGAATTATATAGAAAAGATAACTTTATCGTCTCTGATTTGGATCATGCACGAGATAACTTAGTAGAGCAAATTGACCAAGAGGACAATGGTTTACAAGAAACGATTAATGAACTAAACCATGAACTTGAACTGCACGTTTATGAAGAGGAAGATATTTGGGACGAAAACTCCAATGAGGACGAGGGCTATAATGACTCTTTAGAAGGAATAGAACGAGTAGTAAATTCGGACAATTGCCTTCTAACACACGAGGAATATGTAACTGAAGAACCCTCTCCTACTGCAATTGAAGATTTTGAAGAACTGATGGTGCAATCGATAAATGAGACTCATGAAGAGATTGCAGCAGCATTTACTGAGGTAAGTGAAGAAACTACTGCCCAAGATAGGGAGGAGCTTGAACAATTACCGTTGAAGTTGAATATAAATAACAATGAAACTACAAAAGATGACAAGGATGTTCCAAGAAAAACAGTTGTCCCTTTTAATGTATTAATGTTTCATAAGGATCGCCTAGCACAAAAAAGAACAGAAGCAATACCTGAGAAGACGTACCAATTTCCTACTCTACAACTATTAAATATACCTCCAAGGCAGCCTGAGAACAGTCATAAGTGGCTTGATGAAAAAAAAGATACACTTGAAGTTACTTTAGCCAATTTTAATGTTCAAGCAAAGGTTGTTGGTGTAACTAGAGGGCCTTCCGTTACTCGCTTTGAAATTCAGCCAGAGCCAGGGGTGAAGGTAAGCAAGGTAACAGGGTTACAGGATGACATTAAACTTAGTTTAGCTGCAAAGGATATTCGGATGGAGGCACCTATTCCGGGTAAGAACGCAATTGGGATTGAAGTTCCTAATGATGTGAGTGATCCAGTTGTGATCAGAGAAATCTTACGTAGCTCTGAGTTTCAAAAAAGTCCATCTCCTCTAACAGTTGCGCTCGGGTTAGATATTGAAGGAAAGCCGATCGTCACTGATATTCAAAAGATGCCACATGGATTAATTGCTGGTGCTACTGGCTCGGGGAAAAGTGTCTGTATTAATTCCATTCTAGTCAGCATAATGTTTAAGGCAACTCCGGAGGAAGTAAAACTAATGCTTGTCGATCCGAAAATGGTCGAGCTCGCTCCATATAATGATATTCCACATCTGGTAACTCCAGTAATTACCGATGCTAAGCAAGCAACAATTGCACTAAAATGGGCCGTTGAAGAAATGGAACGTAGATACGAACTATTTGTTCAAAATGGCGTTAGAGATATCAAACGATATAATGAGGTTATGAAAATCGATGGTGACCCAACACCTGCAATGCCGTATATTGTCATTGTCATTGATGAGTTAGCGGATTTAATGATGGTCTCCCCTCATGATGTGGAGGAAGCCATTTGCCGTATTGCTCAAAAAGCTAGAGCTTGTGGGATCCACTTGCTTCTTGCTACTCAAAGACCATCTGTTGATGTTATTACAGGATTAATTAAAGCGAATATTCCTACACGAATTGCCTTTTCTGTGTCTTCTCAGGCTGACTCTCGAACGATTATTGACTCAGGCGGTGCCGAAAGGTTGTTAGGCAAAGGTGATATGCTGTTATTTGAAAATGGTTCGTCCAAACCTGTTCGAGTACAAGGAAACTATGTCTCAGATGAAGAAATTGATCGAGTAGTTGCATTAGTTAAAGCGCAACGAAAACCTAACTTTCTTTTTGATAAAGAAAGTCTCATTAAAAGCTATGAAACTGTAGTTGATCAAGAGGATGATTTGTTTGAAGAAGCTTGCTACTATGTTTTAGAGCAAGGTGGTGCATCTTCCTCAAGTCTACAAAGAAGATATCGGATTGGTTTTAATCGAGCTGCTCGCCTTATCGATATGATGGAGGCTAGAGGAATTATTTCTGAGGCAATGGGTTCAAAACCAAGAAATGTTCTTATCTCTGAGGAAGAGCTTTCTGATAGAATGTAA
- a CDS encoding PTS transporter subunit IIC, whose protein sequence is MRSFLHKKGVDLSLRTYFVTALSFMALGLFSSLIIGLIIRTAGQQIWFLEQWFVPMGQLAMDLMGPAIGVAVAFGLNAPRLVLFPAVVVGSAGAILGGPAGAFVATVLATEIGKLVSKETKLDIIVTPFVTIFTGYVVANTIGPVISRGIEEFGALIMWSVDLQPLLMGILVALFMGLALTAPISSAAIAFMLGLEGIAAGAATVGCAAQMIGFATSSYRENGFSGFIAQGIGTSMLQVPNIVKNPFILIPPTVAGMVLAPFATIFFQMVNNPAGAGMGTSGFVGQIMTFTVMGFTGDVFMKVFLLHFVGPAVISLILSEILRKVGLIKFGDMKIDQ, encoded by the coding sequence TTGCGAAGTTTTTTACATAAAAAAGGTGTAGACCTATCATTAAGGACCTATTTTGTTACAGCTTTAAGTTTTATGGCATTGGGGCTTTTTTCCTCTCTAATCATTGGTTTAATTATCCGTACAGCTGGACAGCAAATTTGGTTTTTAGAGCAATGGTTTGTACCGATGGGACAATTGGCTATGGATTTAATGGGTCCAGCAATTGGAGTAGCGGTAGCTTTTGGTTTAAACGCACCAAGGCTTGTTCTATTTCCTGCGGTTGTAGTAGGCTCAGCCGGTGCAATACTTGGAGGACCAGCTGGTGCATTCGTTGCTACTGTTTTAGCTACTGAAATTGGGAAGTTAGTTTCTAAAGAGACGAAATTAGACATCATTGTTACACCGTTTGTAACGATTTTTACTGGTTATGTCGTAGCAAACACAATTGGTCCTGTAATTTCTAGAGGTATTGAAGAGTTTGGTGCATTAATTATGTGGTCAGTAGATCTTCAACCGCTTCTAATGGGCATTTTGGTTGCTCTTTTTATGGGCTTAGCATTAACGGCACCGATATCAAGTGCAGCGATTGCGTTTATGCTTGGGTTAGAGGGAATAGCTGCGGGGGCTGCAACAGTAGGTTGTGCTGCACAAATGATTGGCTTTGCAACTAGTAGTTATCGTGAAAATGGTTTCTCAGGCTTTATTGCCCAAGGGATTGGAACATCTATGCTTCAAGTACCTAATATTGTAAAGAATCCATTTATTTTAATTCCGCCTACCGTCGCCGGAATGGTTCTTGCACCGTTTGCAACGATTTTTTTTCAAATGGTTAATAATCCTGCGGGTGCTGGAATGGGAACAAGTGGTTTTGTAGGGCAGATTATGACTTTTACCGTTATGGGCTTTACTGGCGACGTCTTTATGAAAGTTTTCCTACTGCATTTTGTGGGTCCAGCTGTGATAAGCTTAATTTTGTCAGAGATCCTAAGAAAAGTTGGTCTAATAAAATTTGGAGATATGAAGATCGATCAATAA
- the phnD gene encoding phosphate/phosphite/phosphonate ABC transporter substrate-binding protein — translation MKKGLLMMLLALILVIAACGGQTEESKEKTKEGTLTEGSEATEETSELVIGLIPSQSEGEMETAMDKLQAELEEKLGRPVKIDHYPAYNGVVEALNYGHIDMAYFGPLTYVIAHERSGAQAIITQLVNGEPYYHSYFITKADAPWETLDELLEDKENVSLAFGSPSSTSGSLIPGVELKERGVFRSEDDHDFAQVTYTGSHDITAQSVLNGSVLVGAIDSAIFEAQIRSGKLNADDFKIVWKSERIFQYPWAVKPNMDTATITALQEAFVSITDEDILNAFGATAFTTATNEDYDAIRNAAIIDGRMDDDLGGK, via the coding sequence ATGAAAAAGGGTTTACTGATGATGCTTTTGGCTCTCATTCTAGTTATCGCAGCATGTGGCGGTCAAACAGAAGAAAGCAAAGAGAAAACAAAAGAAGGCACGCTAACAGAGGGATCAGAAGCTACTGAAGAAACTAGCGAGCTAGTAATTGGTCTTATTCCTTCGCAATCTGAAGGTGAAATGGAAACTGCTATGGATAAACTTCAAGCAGAATTAGAGGAAAAACTAGGGAGACCGGTAAAAATTGACCATTATCCAGCCTATAACGGTGTTGTTGAAGCTTTAAACTACGGACATATCGATATGGCTTACTTTGGTCCACTAACATATGTAATAGCACATGAACGCAGTGGAGCTCAAGCCATTATTACACAGCTTGTAAATGGAGAGCCTTACTATCATTCTTATTTTATTACAAAGGCTGATGCACCTTGGGAAACACTTGACGAATTATTGGAGGACAAAGAAAATGTTAGCTTAGCTTTCGGAAGTCCTTCTTCTACATCAGGTTCTTTAATTCCCGGTGTTGAGTTGAAAGAACGAGGTGTTTTCCGTTCTGAAGATGATCATGACTTTGCACAAGTAACTTATACTGGTAGTCATGATATTACAGCACAATCAGTTCTAAATGGTAGTGTTCTTGTAGGAGCTATTGACAGTGCTATTTTTGAAGCGCAAATTCGCTCTGGAAAACTTAATGCAGATGATTTTAAAATCGTTTGGAAATCAGAAAGAATTTTCCAATATCCATGGGCTGTAAAACCTAACATGGATACAGCGACGATTACTGCACTTCAAGAAGCATTTGTTAGTATTACAGATGAAGATATATTAAATGCTTTTGGTGCGACTGCTTTTACAACAGCAACAAATGAGGATTACGATGCAATTCGTAATGCGGCGATTATAGATGGTAGGATGGATGATGATTTAGGTGGAAAATAG
- the phnE gene encoding phosphonate ABC transporter, permease protein PhnE: MVWFKPRYIFFGIIFALLIWYSMELTQFQFEKFKNVPNMFYFIRDQFFPPNWTILPRLIDASFVTLAMAFLGTVFALIFAIPLSFMAARNTSRHPLFCWFNRSMLSGLRSIPEIVFGLIFVVSLGLGPFPAVLAIMLHNIGVLGKLISELIESAEIGPQEAMKSVGATRWIAVLFSILPQIWPNVLSHFFYRFEVAIRTSLILGFIGAGGIGQQLFNHFQTFQYKSVAMDIFVIIVLVIVVDFIGGKIRERVI; encoded by the coding sequence ATGGTCTGGTTTAAACCTAGATACATTTTTTTCGGAATTATTTTTGCATTACTCATATGGTATAGTATGGAACTTACACAATTTCAATTTGAAAAGTTTAAAAATGTTCCTAATATGTTTTATTTTATTAGAGATCAGTTTTTCCCTCCAAACTGGACAATTCTGCCAAGGCTAATCGATGCATCGTTTGTAACTCTGGCTATGGCTTTTTTGGGAACTGTTTTTGCATTAATTTTTGCTATTCCACTTAGTTTTATGGCTGCAAGGAATACGAGTCGACACCCACTATTTTGTTGGTTTAACCGTTCGATGCTCAGTGGACTTCGCTCTATCCCTGAAATTGTATTTGGCTTAATTTTTGTTGTTTCGCTTGGACTAGGTCCTTTCCCAGCCGTGCTCGCTATCATGTTACATAATATTGGGGTGCTAGGAAAGTTAATCTCTGAGCTTATTGAATCAGCAGAAATCGGACCACAAGAAGCTATGAAATCGGTTGGTGCTACAAGATGGATTGCTGTTTTATTTTCAATTCTTCCGCAAATATGGCCAAATGTTCTTAGTCATTTTTTTTACCGTTTTGAAGTTGCTATCCGAACATCATTAATCTTAGGCTTTATCGGCGCTGGTGGAATAGGGCAACAACTGTTTAATCATTTTCAAACCTTCCAATACAAGTCGGTAGCCATGGATATTTTCGTCATCATTGTGTTAGTCATCGTTGTAGATTTTATCGGTGGAAAAATTCGAGAAAGGGTTATTTGA
- a CDS encoding DUF84 family protein, whose protein sequence is MRVAIGSKNPTKVAAVEGVLGSSFEIVALDVPSEVSEQPFGDEETIRGAVNRAKACLKSVNVDFAIGLEGGVTETEYGLMVINWGALVDYKGNVFIASGARAVLPGEVSAEINHGKTLGQAMDVYTKRNGVSKKEGAMGIITNGRLNRDEMFAHVIKVLIGQYDFHNAVNVK, encoded by the coding sequence ATGAGAGTAGCAATTGGTTCAAAAAACCCTACAAAGGTTGCTGCAGTAGAGGGTGTCCTAGGAAGTTCATTTGAGATCGTAGCGTTGGACGTGCCTTCAGAAGTAAGCGAGCAACCGTTCGGAGATGAAGAAACAATTAGAGGAGCCGTTAATCGTGCAAAGGCTTGTTTAAAATCAGTAAATGTTGATTTTGCGATCGGTCTTGAAGGTGGAGTGACTGAAACTGAATATGGGTTAATGGTTATTAATTGGGGAGCGCTCGTAGATTACAAAGGGAACGTATTTATCGCTAGTGGTGCTAGAGCAGTTCTTCCAGGTGAAGTTTCAGCTGAGATCAATCATGGCAAAACATTAGGGCAAGCAATGGATGTGTACACCAAGAGAAACGGTGTAAGTAAAAAGGAAGGTGCAATGGGGATTATTACAAATGGGCGATTGAATAGAGATGAAATGTTCGCTCATGTTATTAAAGTGCTTATTGGTCAATATGACTTTCATAACGCGGTGAACGTAAAATAA
- a CDS encoding thioredoxin family protein produces the protein MKVLESKDMYKSQLQTGLSVVMFSANWCPDCVVIQPVLPEIEEKFSQFTFYYADRDKLIDLCVELEVFGIPSFIAYHNGEEIDRFVSKDRKTKEEIEKFLQDTFDKLSK, from the coding sequence ATGAAAGTACTAGAGTCCAAAGATATGTATAAGAGTCAACTACAAACAGGTCTTTCTGTCGTGATGTTCTCAGCAAACTGGTGCCCAGATTGTGTCGTAATTCAACCTGTATTACCAGAAATTGAAGAAAAATTTTCACAATTTACTTTCTATTATGCGGATCGAGATAAGCTGATTGACTTATGCGTAGAATTAGAGGTATTTGGAATTCCAAGTTTTATCGCATATCACAATGGCGAAGAAATTGATCGCTTTGTTAGTAAGGATCGTAAAACGAAAGAGGAAATTGAGAAATTTTTGCAAGACACTTTTGATAAGTTATCAAAATAA
- a CDS encoding GNAT family N-acetyltransferase, giving the protein MSQFIIRQVVKEDAKDLVQLMKNYIVDFYQKPEPKEEDVEALIHRLIMEPSSGIQFVAEKEEKLVGFATLYFSFSTLQLKKVAILNDMFINEDARGEKIGEQLFQTSLSYIRENDFAYMTWETAKDNLIAQSLYNKMGGKISEWLVYEMS; this is encoded by the coding sequence ATGAGTCAATTTATCATTAGACAAGTAGTCAAAGAGGATGCAAAAGATTTAGTTCAATTAATGAAAAACTACATTGTTGATTTTTATCAAAAACCTGAGCCAAAAGAAGAAGATGTTGAGGCTTTAATACACCGATTAATTATGGAGCCTTCTAGTGGCATTCAGTTTGTAGCCGAAAAAGAAGAAAAATTAGTAGGTTTTGCTACGCTCTACTTTTCATTTAGTACACTGCAATTGAAGAAGGTTGCAATTCTAAATGACATGTTTATCAATGAGGATGCTAGAGGAGAAAAGATAGGTGAACAACTTTTTCAAACTAGCTTATCCTATATAAGAGAAAATGACTTTGCTTATATGACATGGGAAACAGCCAAAGACAATTTAATCGCTCAATCACTTTACAACAAGATGGGCGGAAAAATATCTGAATGGCTGGTTTATGAGATGAGCTAA